Part of the Thermodesulfobacteriota bacterium genome, TGGTGGCGGCCGTAGGCAGCGCCGAGCTTGTGAAGGGGGAGTGGATAAAGGAGGGGGCCGTCGTTATAGACGTCGGCATGAACCGGACCGACGAGGGAAAACTCGTCGGCGACGTGGAGTTCGAGGCGGCCTCCGAGAGGGCCTCCTACATAACTCCTGTACCCGGAGGCGTGGGACCCATGACCATAGCCATGCTTTTGAAAAATACCGTAGAGGCGGCAAAGAAAGGGAGTTCCCCATGATCATAACGGAGAAAAAGGATATTGCCGGTATAGTCGAGAGCCTCCGGGGGAAAAAGACCGTTTACCTCTTCGGGTGCAACTCGTGCGCCGAGCAGTGCAAGACCGGCGGCAGGGTTGAACTCGACGAGATGGCCGCGGTACTCAAGGAAGAAGGGTTTGAAGTCCTCGGGGACTCGCTCCCGGACGAGACCTGCTATAACCAGATCGTGAGGAGGGAGTTCCGGCTCAAGCCCGAGGCAAAGGCGGCCGACGCCGTGCTGGTGCTCGCCTGCGGCGCCGGGGTTAGGACCGTTGCCGATAACGCCGAAGAGTCCCAGCCCGTCCTGCCCGCGCTCGACAGCTTTTTCCTCGCGACCGTGGAGAGGCAGGGGAGGTTCTTCGAGGGCTGCTCGCTCTGCGGGGAGTGCGTACTCGACAGGACGGCCGGCATATGCCCGCACACCGAATGCCCGAAGGCCCTCCTTAACGGCCCCTGCGGAGGCGTGGCCGACGGTATGTGCGAGGCGGACACCTCTAACGAATGCGCGTGGGTCAGGATATACAACCGGCTCGAAAAACAAAACAGGCTCCACGCAATGGAAGGGTACTTCCCCATGAAAGACCACTCCGTCTCGATCCGGCCGAGGAAGGTGCTCCTCCGGTGACCCAAACAGTGACCGGCGGGACTATCTTACCTTCCGCCTTGAAGAGCTTGCCTTAACTATACCCATGCCCTCCAAAGCCGGATACTTTCTTTTGACAGCGTTGGCCCTCCACGGCGTAACACCCGGCGCGGGGCTGGCTGCCGCCACCACCCCCGCCCCCGCCACGATGGAGCTTTCGATCGAGGAGGGTATAGCCATGCTGCTCAAGCACAACCTCGATATAGTGGTGGAGAGGATAAAGCCCCGGATAGAGACGGCCCGGGTCGAGGGCGGGTGGGGTATCTTCGACAGGGAGGTCTTTACCTCGCTTAACTACAACGATTCGAAGAGGCCGCTCAACTCCCGCTCCAGCACGGCCGCGGGAAGCATCTCCTCCATGGAGTCGAGGGTCTATACGCTTAACATGGGGGTCTCGGCCATGACGACGCTCGGCACAGAGTACTCGCTCGAGTTCGACGACGAGTGGACCAAGGACACGCTGAACGACTTCGACACCGAGCACGACACCTTTGCCGGGCTAAGGCTGACACAGCCGCTCCTTAAGGGCTTCGGCAGGGACGCCACCCTGTTCGAAATAGGTCTCGCGAAAAAGGAGCGGGACATCTCCGTGCACAGGCTGAAACAGCGGATAATAGATACGGTCTCCGAGTTCGAGCTCACCTACTGGGAGTTAGTGCTCACGAGGGAGGAGCTCCGTGTAAAGAGTGAATCGCTTAAGTTGGCCGAGGAGCTTTTGGAGCTCAACCGGAGTAAGTTCGAGGCCGGGGTGGCTTCCGCCCTCGAGGTAACGCAGGCCGAGGCCGGGGTGGCCACCAGGAGAGAGGCGCTCATCTCGGCCGGAAAACTCGTAAGCGAGGGGGAGAACGCGCTAAAACTCCTTATCTCCGGAGACGTCTACGGCCTCCGGGATACTGAAATAGTCCCCACCGACGCCCCACCCCCACCGACGCTTTGGCCCATGGAGCCCAGCCTGCAGGAGGGCGTTAGGAAGGCCGTCGAGGTACGGCCCGACTATAACGAGCTCAGGGCCGAGCTCGAAAAAAACGATATCAGGATCAAGTACGCCGAAAACCAGCGCTTCCCCGAGGTAGACCTCGAGGCCAGCTTCGGCTACAATGGCCTCGGGACGAGTTTCAATAACTCGATCGAGGGCATGGACAGCAACCCGCAGTGGGGGGTGGGGGTGGTCTTCCGCTACCCGCTCGGCAACAGGACGGCAAGGAGCGAAGAGCGTATCGCCCGCCTTGAGAGCGAGGCGGCGCTCTTCAAGCTAAAGCGCCTCGAACAGGAGATTGTCGTAGCGCTCGACAACGCCATAAAAGAACTCCATACGAGCCGGGAGAGGTTCGGGGCCGCGAAGGTCTCGACCAGGTTCGCCGAGGAGACCCTTATAGCGGAGGAGGTGAAGCTCGAGGCCGGGCTTTCCACCACCTACAACGTGCTGGAGATGCAGGAAGACCTCGAAGAGGCGAAACTTTCCGAGATAGACGCCCTCATAGACTACGCGAGCGCGGTCACCGTGTTCCTCCGCGAGGAGGGGACGCTCCTCGATAAGAGGGGGATAGAGTTCCGCCTGCCGGAGGAAGTTCAGGGTGTAGAGATGAGCGGACGATGAAGAAAAGTGCCGTAATAATAACGGTGGTTGCCGCTATGGCGGCAATAGCCGTATACTTCCTCGCTCCGGTCCTTACCGGCAACGGCGAGCCCCCGCTGCGCCTTAAGACGGGAAAGGTCCTTCGGGGAGACCTCGTCGTGGTCGTCGCGGCCACAGGCGTTATAACGCCCTACGTAGAGGTAGAGGTAAAGAGCAAAGCCGCCGGTGAGATATTGAGCTTTCCCTTTAACGAGGGCGATACGCTTGAAAAAGGGCGGGTGGTGGTAAGGCTCGACCCGGCCACCGAGAAGTCGCGCGTGAACCAGGCACGGGCGGACAGGCTAATGGCCGAAGGTAAGCTCGATCGGGCCAGGGTCTCGTTAAAGGACACCACGCTCAAGAAGAAAAGGAAGGAACCACTCTTTGAGAAGGGCGTCATATCGAGGCAAGAACTCGACGACAGCGTCATAGCCTTCGAGAAGGCGCAGAGCGAGATCACGATAGCCGAGGCCGAGCTTTTGAGGGCCACAGAGGTCCTCCGGGAGGCCGAAGACAGGCTCGAAGACACCGAGATAAGGGCGCCGCTCGGCGGTACGGTACTTATAAAGCTCGTCGAGGAAGGTCAGGTAATCTCCTCCACCATCTCCTCGGTATCCGAGGGGACCACGCTCTTTACCATGGCCGACCTCGCGCACCTATACGTGGGCGCGATGGTGGACGAGGTGGACATAGGTCAAGTCGTCGTGGGCCAGAGCGTGGGTATCACCGTGGACTCCTGGCCCGACAGGCTCTTTGCCGGACGTATAGCCAGGATAGCGCCCAAGGGCAGGGTGGAGAGGACCGTTACGGTCTTCGACGTGGTCGTGGATATAACCGAAGAGAAGAAGACCGGCCTCATGCCGGGCATGTCGGCGAACGTGGAGATAGCCACCGACCGTATCCAGGGGACGCTGCTCATCCCTTCCGAGGCCGTAAGGGTAGAGAATAAGGAGACCGGGGTCTACATACCGGCCGCCGCCGGACCCGCCTGGGCGCCGATAAAGACCGGGAAGACCGACGGCATAACCACCGAGGTTACCGAAGGTCTTAAGGAAGGGGACGAGGTCATAATCTCCGGATACGCCGGGGACGAGGATAATAAAAGTGGCTCGAAAAAGAGACGCTTATACCGCCGCCACTAAGGGCACGTGATAGAGCTTAAGGGAATTACCAGGTCCTACGCCTCCGGCGAGGTAGCCGTCAAGGCCTTGAGGGGCGTGGACCTCGATATATCCGCGGGCGAGTTCGTCTCGATCATGGGGCCGTCCGGGAGCGGCAAGAGCACGCTCATGAACCTCATGGGGTGCCTCGACAGGCCCACCTCCGGCTCCTACGTCTTAAACGGCACGAAGGTCGACGAGATGGACGACGACGCACTCGCCGCCGTCCGTAACCGCAATATCGGCTTCGTCTTCCAGACCTTCAACCTGCTCGGCCGCCACACGGCGGTTGAGAACGTAGAGCTTCCGCTCATCTATGCCGGCTTCGACAACACCCTTGATACGGCAAAGGGGGCCCTCGATGAGGTGGGCCTCGGCCACCGCGTCGCCCACAGACCCAACGAGCTCTCCGGCGGCGAGTGCCAGAGGGTCGCGATAGCGAGGGCCGTGGTACTGGACCCGCCGCTCATCCTCGCCGACGAGCCCACCGGGAACCTCGACACCCGCACCGGCGAAGAGATAATGGGAATATTCAAGGAGCTTAACAAAAAGGGCACCACCGTTATTATCGTCACGCACGAACAAGAGGTCGCCGACCACAGCCAGAGGGTCGTGACCATCCGGGACGGACTTATACTGTCCGACACCCGTAACAGGTAGCCATGCTTTTCCTCCAACTCATAAAGGTCGCCTTCCGGGGCATCGTGGCCAACAAGATGCGGACCGTGCTCACGATGCTCGGGGTCATAATAGGCGTGGGCGCCATAATCGCCATGATCTCGCTCGGCGAGGGGGCCAAGAAGCAGGTCGCCGATTCGATAACACGGATGGGCACGAACCTCCTCCGGGTACGGCCCGGGGCGGCCCGACTCG contains:
- a CDS encoding bifunctional 5,10-methylene-tetrahydrofolate dehydrogenase/5,10-methylene-tetrahydrofolate cyclohydrolase (catalyzes the formation of 5,10-methenyltetrahydrofolate from 5,10-methylenetetrahydrofolate and subsequent formation of 10-formyltetrahydrofolate from 5,10-methenyltetrahydrofolate) translates to KPVALMLLKRHATVTLCHSRTVDLPGKVRAADVVVAAVGSAELVKGEWIKEGAVVIDVGMNRTDEGKLVGDVEFEAASERASYITPVPGGVGPMTIAMLLKNTVEAAKKGSSP
- a CDS encoding methylenetetrahydrofolate reductase C-terminal domain-containing protein is translated as MIITEKKDIAGIVESLRGKKTVYLFGCNSCAEQCKTGGRVELDEMAAVLKEEGFEVLGDSLPDETCYNQIVRREFRLKPEAKAADAVLVLACGAGVRTVADNAEESQPVLPALDSFFLATVERQGRFFEGCSLCGECVLDRTAGICPHTECPKALLNGPCGGVADGMCEADTSNECAWVRIYNRLEKQNRLHAMEGYFPMKDHSVSIRPRKVLLR
- a CDS encoding TolC family protein, whose product is MTALALHGVTPGAGLAAATTPAPATMELSIEEGIAMLLKHNLDIVVERIKPRIETARVEGGWGIFDREVFTSLNYNDSKRPLNSRSSTAAGSISSMESRVYTLNMGVSAMTTLGTEYSLEFDDEWTKDTLNDFDTEHDTFAGLRLTQPLLKGFGRDATLFEIGLAKKERDISVHRLKQRIIDTVSEFELTYWELVLTREELRVKSESLKLAEELLELNRSKFEAGVASALEVTQAEAGVATRREALISAGKLVSEGENALKLLISGDVYGLRDTEIVPTDAPPPPTLWPMEPSLQEGVRKAVEVRPDYNELRAELEKNDIRIKYAENQRFPEVDLEASFGYNGLGTSFNNSIEGMDSNPQWGVGVVFRYPLGNRTARSEERIARLESEAALFKLKRLEQEIVVALDNAIKELHTSRERFGAAKVSTRFAEETLIAEEVKLEAGLSTTYNVLEMQEDLEEAKLSEIDALIDYASAVTVFLREEGTLLDKRGIEFRLPEEVQGVEMSGR
- a CDS encoding efflux RND transporter periplasmic adaptor subunit — protein: MKKSAVIITVVAAMAAIAVYFLAPVLTGNGEPPLRLKTGKVLRGDLVVVVAATGVITPYVEVEVKSKAAGEILSFPFNEGDTLEKGRVVVRLDPATEKSRVNQARADRLMAEGKLDRARVSLKDTTLKKKRKEPLFEKGVISRQELDDSVIAFEKAQSEITIAEAELLRATEVLREAEDRLEDTEIRAPLGGTVLIKLVEEGQVISSTISSVSEGTTLFTMADLAHLYVGAMVDEVDIGQVVVGQSVGITVDSWPDRLFAGRIARIAPKGRVERTVTVFDVVVDITEEKKTGLMPGMSANVEIATDRIQGTLLIPSEAVRVENKETGVYIPAAAGPAWAPIKTGKTDGITTEVTEGLKEGDEVIISGYAGDEDNKSGSKKRRLYRRH
- a CDS encoding ABC transporter ATP-binding protein produces the protein MIELKGITRSYASGEVAVKALRGVDLDISAGEFVSIMGPSGSGKSTLMNLMGCLDRPTSGSYVLNGTKVDEMDDDALAAVRNRNIGFVFQTFNLLGRHTAVENVELPLIYAGFDNTLDTAKGALDEVGLGHRVAHRPNELSGGECQRVAIARAVVLDPPLILADEPTGNLDTRTGEEIMGIFKELNKKGTTVIIVTHEQEVADHSQRVVTIRDGLILSDTRNR